DNA sequence from the Pirellulales bacterium genome:
CAGCGGATTGCTGGGTCCGCCAGGTCCCAGGAAATCTTCCGGTTGGAAGACAATTCCCTCGGGCTGCAAGATAACGCAGTCGGCGCGGCATTCGATGTAAATGGGGCGGCGGTTGGTTTTGTACATGCCCTCGAAGGGAACCACGGCATAGGCCGGCTGACGATTGGCGGAATCCATGTGGGCGCGCTGCAGATCTTTTTCCAATTGAATGCGCTGGGCGTTTAGTAGCGCGAGTTGTGTGCGGAGCTGATCGCGCTGCGGATCGTTGTCGTGGCTGGCTTTCAATTCTTTACCCGCAGCGACGAGGGCCTGCAGGTGATCTTCCATTTCTCTTGTGGAATCTTCCACGCCGGCCAGCTTTTGACGGCTGGTTTCCAAATCGGCCAGAGTTTTTTCGCGGGAGCCTGTCAATTCCTGGATCCGCAGTTGCAGGTCTTCCTTGGCATCGACAAGCTCTTGCTGCTGGGCAGCCTTGCCCGCCATGCGCTTGGCCGGATGCAGCCGGGCTTCGCGATTGATGACGCCCAAAATGACGATCAGCGTGCCCATGGTGCACAGGAGCACGTCTAAGAGCGGCATCAAATTAACGGTGTGTGTTCCGGCGGCGGTGGAGCGGCTCATGCGGAAGGCAACTCGAAAAGCAAAATCACAAAGTCCGAAATGCTAGCACGGTGCGCGCGGACCTACCCCGGCGCATCTCGATCCACCTAAAGATCGGCTTAATCGGCAAAGTCGATGAAGCGAATCGCCCGCAGTATTGCTTTGCGGCGAAGCGCGGCAAACTGGGCAAATCGGTGGAGGTCATTACTCTTTTCGCAATCGGCAAGAATTGCCAAAGCGTTCCCGACTGCCCGACCGATACATACTGTCGCACCGGGTGGACTAGGCATCTTCGATGCTGACATCCCAGGGGGGACGCAGTCCGGGTCAGGTCCAAAAGGCCGCCCGGACTGTTTTTATTTGACAAGCATGTAAGTTGTCAGTTGTCCGTTGCGACTGACGACGGACAATGGACGACTGACAATTATGCACTGCGATAAGTTGCATAACAGCGTGGGGTTTCCCACAAATGGGTTTCGACGACTGGGAACCCGCGCTGGGCAGTGAATTCGAAAATGAGTTTGGCGATGTTTTCGGCCGTGGGATTGGCGTCGATGATGTGCAGCGGCTCGCCGAGTTTTTGGAGCAGCGGCACGGCCGGATCGTCGCGGCACAAAATCATGCGGTGATCAAGCGTTTCGTCAATCCAGTGGCTGACGACCTGTTTGATGTCGGAGAAATCTAACACCATGCCGCGGGAATCCAACGCC
Encoded proteins:
- a CDS encoding 6-carboxytetrahydropterin synthase, with protein sequence MFRVTREIDFCYGHRLLNYDGKCRHLHGHNGRAVIVLEAAALDSRGMVLDFSDIKQVVSHWIDETLDHRMILCRDDPAVPLLQKLGEPLHIIDANPTAENIAKLIFEFTAQRGFPVVETHLWETPRCYATYRSA